The following are encoded together in the Melitaea cinxia chromosome 22, ilMelCinx1.1, whole genome shotgun sequence genome:
- the LOC123664738 gene encoding uncharacterized protein LOC123664738, giving the protein MENQFELLYSKLKIEMQKQTLELTNNIMEKIDEKIKPVLEENKKLRNELVKLEKKVEYMERDKKLNNIIIYGMKEEEESTLELFTKVKECFLQELEINVEEWEINKIHRIGNIQKSGKQRPVLLSFVSVWKKREIMENKKKLKNIYIAEDYSKETLEKRKALQPQLIEERKKGNFAIIKYDKLIVKRNTIKEKRKRQTPTPPETDAQPRKQKTLNTLSNKRINAFDKMKGRSLSFTGNLDAEEQ; this is encoded by the coding sequence ATGGAAAATCAATTCGAACTTTTATACAGcaaattgaaaatagaaatgcAAAAACAAACACTAGAATTAACCAATAATATTATGGAgaaaatagacgaaaaaattaaaccTGTCCTTGAAGAAAACAAAAAGCTGCGAAATGAACTAGTAAAATTAGAGAAAAAGGTGGAATATATGGAAAGAGataaaaaacttaacaatatcataatttatgggatgaaagaagaagaagagtcTACGTTAGAACTATTTACAAAAGTAAAGGAATGCTTTTTACAAGAATTGGAAATAAATGTAGAAGAATgggaaataaacaaaatacaccGTATtggaaacatacaaaaaagtgGAAAACAGAGGCCTGTACTCCTTTCTTTTGTAAGCGTATGGAAAAAGAGGGAAATTAtggaaaacaaaaagaaactaaagaatatatatattgcagAAGACTACTCCAAGGAAACACTAGAAAAAAGAAAGGCACTACAACCTCAGCTTATAGAGGAAAGGAAAAAAGGAAATTTTGCCATcattaaatatgataaattaattgttaaaagaAACACTATAAAGGAGAAGAGGAAAAGGCAGACACCTACCCCTCCTGAAACGGATGCACAACCGAGGAAACAAAAGACATTAAACACTTTGTCCAACAAGAGAATTAACGCATTTGATAAAATGAAAGGTCGATCGCTATCCTTTACTGGAAACCTAGACGCTGAAGAACAATAA